A region from the Geotrypetes seraphini chromosome 10, aGeoSer1.1, whole genome shotgun sequence genome encodes:
- the LOC117368609 gene encoding olfactory receptor 6N2-like, translating into MKPQSDPSRAKMEVSNQTTVIEFIIAGFPGIQDIRPLLFILLLLTYLLIITGNITIFTVIWIQPRLHAPMYIFIGVLSFLELWYTAVTIPKMLYNLLDATRLISFRGCFIQTYFFHALGITEILLLTSMAYDRYLAICIPLHYPTLMTSTFGLKLAASCWLCGFLYPLPEIVLISHLPFCGPNVIDHIFCDLPPLLSLACTDTSLSVFVDFMLNAFILLGPCLLILLSYIMIIQTVLRIQSSEGRKKAFSTCGSHLIVVTMFFGTTSFMYVRLTKTYSLTYDRLFSVVYSVLTPLLNPVIYSLRNKEIREGIWKMMTGGLGL; encoded by the exons ATGAAGCCGCAGTCAG ATCCATCGAGAGCCAAAATGGAAGTCAGTAACCAGACTACTGTGATAGAATTCATTATTGCTGGATTTCCGGGCATTCAGGACATCCGGCCTCTGCTCTTCATACTTCTACTTCTTACGTACCTCCTCATCATAACCGGGAATATCACTATTTTCACAGTCATCTGGATTCAGCCTCGTCTCCATGCCCCCATGTATATTTTCATTGGTGTTTTGTCCTTTCTGGAACTCTGGTACACGGCAGTCACTATCCCAAAAATGCTTTACAATTTATTGGATGCAACAAGACTTATTTCTTTTCGAGGTTGTTTCATACAGACCTATTTCTTCCATGCCTTGGGGATAACAGAAATCTTGTTACTGACTTCAATGGCTTATGATCGCTACTTGGCAATCTGCATTCCCTTACATTACCCTACCTTAATGACCTCAACATTTGGTCTTAAGTTAGCTGCAAGCTGTTGGCTTTGTGGGTTTCTGTATCCCTTGCCTGAGATCGTTCTGATTTCTCATTTGCCTTTCTGTGGCCCCAATGTAATTGATCACATTTTCTGTGACTTGCCGCCCTTGCTGAGCTTAGCCTGTACAGACACATCCTTGAGCGTTTTTGTTGACTTTATGCTCAACGCCTTCATACTGCTGGGACCTTGTCTGTTAATACTGCTTTCATATATCATGATCATCCAAACTGTGTTAAGGATCCAATCTTCAGAAGGACGTAAAAAGGCCTTCTCCACCTGCGGATCTCATCTCATTGTTGTGACAATGTTCTTTGGCACTACAAGCTTTATGTATGTCCGACTGACCAAAACGTACTCTTTGACCTATGATAGGCTTTTTTCTGTTGTCTATTCTGTCTTAACACCCCTGCTAAACCCAGTAATATATAGTCTACGAAACAAGGAAATAAGAGAGGGAATATGGAAGATGAtgacaggagggcttggcctgTAA
- the LOC117368610 gene encoding olfactory receptor 6N2-like, with the protein MEVSNQTTVMEFIIAGFPGIQDIRPLLFMLLFLTYLLIITGNITVFTVIWNQPRLHAPMYIFIGVLSFLELWYTAVTIPKMLYNLLDATRIISFRGCFIQTYFFHALGITEILLLTSMAYDRYLAICIPLHYPTLMTSTFGLKLAASCWLCGFLYPLPEIILISRLPFCGPNVIDHIFCDLPPLLSLACTDTSLNVFVDFILNVFLLLGPCLFILLSYIMIIQTVLRIKTSEGRKKAFSTCGSHLIVVTLFFSTTSFMYVRLTKTYSLTYDRLLSVVYSVLTPLLNPIIYSLRNKEIREAIWKMMVGGLGL; encoded by the coding sequence ATGGAAGTCAGCAACCAGACTACTGTGATGGAATTCATTATTGCTGGATTTCCAGGCATTCAGGACATCCGGCCTCTGCTCTTCATGCTTCTGTTTCTTACGTACCTCCTTATCATAACCGGGAATATTACTGTTTTCACAGTTATCTGGAATCAGCCTCGTCTCCATGCCCCCATGTATATTTTCATTGGTGTTTTGTCCTTTCTGGAACTCTGGTACACGGCAGTCACTATCCCAAAAATGCTTTACAATTTATTGGATGCAACAAGAATTATTTCTTTTCGAGGTTGTTTCATACAGACATATTTCTTCCATGCCTTGGGAATAACAGAAATCTTGTTACTGACTTCAATGGCTTATGATCGCTACTTGGCGATCTGTATTCCCTTGCATTACCCTACCTTAATGACCTCAACATTTGGTCTTAAGTTAGCTGCAAGCTGTTGGCTTTGTGGGTTTCTGTATCCCTTGCCTGAGATCATTCTGATTTCTCGTTTGCCTTTCTGTGGCCCCAATGTAATTGATCACATTTTCTGTGACTTGCCACCCTTGCTGAGCTTAGCCTGTACAGATACATCCTTGAACGTTTTTGTTGACTTTATACTCAACGTCTTCCTACTGTTGGGACCCTGTCTGTTCATACTGCTTTCATATATCATGATCATCCAAACTGTGTTAAGGATCAAAACTTCAGAAGGACGTAAAAAGGCCTTCTCCACCTGCGGATCTCATCTCATTGTTGTAACATTGTTCTTCAGCACTACGAGCTTTATGTATGTCCGACTGACTAAAACGTACTCTTTGACCTATGATAGATTGTTGTCTGTTGTCTATTCTGTCTTAACACCCCTGCTAAACCCAATAATATACAGTCTACGAAACAAGGAAATAAGAGAGGCAATATGGAAGATGATGGTAGGAGGGCTTGGCCTGTAA